A region from the Salicibibacter cibarius genome encodes:
- a CDS encoding YunC family protein encodes MLEMEPVNIDGVGFQAVTMKLPKTNFMAVANDVGYIMCGALDVQLLNEKLADREIVAGRAVGVRTVDQLLEAPLESVTLAAEARGIHAGMSGREALLRMQE; translated from the coding sequence ATGTTGGAGATGGAACCGGTAAATATAGATGGTGTAGGCTTTCAGGCGGTGACGATGAAACTGCCGAAAACGAATTTTATGGCCGTGGCCAATGATGTCGGCTATATTATGTGCGGCGCTTTAGATGTTCAATTGCTGAATGAGAAGTTGGCTGACCGTGAAATTGTCGCCGGCCGCGCGGTCGGTGTCCGAACGGTTGACCAACTGCTTGAGGCTCCTTTGGAGTCGGTAACGCTTGCAGCTGAAGCCCGGGGCATTCACGCCGGGATGAGCGGCCGTGAAGCTTTATTGAGGATGCAGGAATAA
- a CDS encoding bifunctional metallophosphatase/5'-nucleotidase: MAEQKQLYIYHTNDLHSQLNQWPKIVHYLEKQKQHHQSRGENALFFDIGDHADRVHPITEGTLGRGNIDLMNDSPIQYATIGNNEGVTFAKHTLEHLYSPANFDVLLSNLYNEQGELPSWAKPAMTMESNGLVIGMIGLTASFYPFYYAMGWDIQDPLMILDKELPKIREQADIVVLLSHLGLFRDEQIAASHDIDVILGSHTHHRLDPAPVVNGTLITQTGKLGTHVGKVQLTYDTGKKQMAETAGTLVSMGGVAPKAGHITKKLQELQTEAERNLNEVVANREEPLAISWTEPSAFSTFLARQLRSWCGTDIAMIHSGLLLASLREGNVTKHDLHRLCPHPVNPCVVNVKGHQLTEAIHQSFTEKMIHLPLKGYGFRGHKLGRLAFAGLDVDVEKSSAGFYQVNGVYFKGREIDENGDYEVATADMLTFGTLYPSIAAAKDKRYFTPEFIRDLITWGLKTEDTV, from the coding sequence ATGGCCGAACAAAAACAACTTTACATTTATCATACGAACGATTTGCATAGCCAGCTGAACCAATGGCCCAAAATCGTGCATTATTTGGAAAAACAAAAACAGCATCACCAATCGCGCGGCGAAAATGCTTTGTTTTTTGATATCGGTGATCATGCCGATCGAGTGCATCCAATAACGGAAGGGACGTTGGGGAGAGGGAATATTGACTTGATGAATGACTCTCCCATTCAATATGCAACGATAGGGAATAACGAAGGGGTCACGTTTGCGAAACATACACTGGAACATCTGTACTCGCCTGCCAATTTTGACGTTCTTTTAAGCAACTTATATAACGAACAAGGAGAGCTGCCATCATGGGCCAAGCCGGCGATGACGATGGAATCGAATGGCCTTGTCATCGGAATGATTGGGCTAACGGCATCTTTTTACCCTTTTTATTATGCAATGGGGTGGGATATTCAAGACCCGCTTATGATTTTGGACAAAGAATTGCCGAAGATTCGGGAACAGGCGGATATCGTCGTGCTCCTTTCCCACTTGGGGTTATTTCGTGATGAGCAAATCGCCGCTTCCCATGATATCGATGTGATTCTGGGGTCCCATACCCACCATCGTTTAGATCCGGCTCCTGTCGTTAACGGTACGCTGATTACGCAAACCGGCAAGTTAGGCACGCATGTAGGAAAAGTACAGCTTACGTATGACACCGGGAAAAAACAAATGGCCGAGACCGCCGGGACGCTCGTATCAATGGGAGGGGTTGCCCCAAAGGCCGGGCATATCACAAAAAAATTGCAGGAATTGCAAACGGAAGCAGAACGGAACTTAAATGAAGTGGTTGCGAATCGGGAAGAACCGCTCGCCATTTCATGGACCGAGCCGTCCGCTTTCTCGACGTTTCTCGCCCGGCAATTAAGAAGTTGGTGTGGGACAGATATCGCCATGATCCATTCGGGCCTGCTGTTGGCATCGTTACGGGAAGGCAATGTCACAAAGCATGATCTGCATCGCCTTTGCCCCCATCCGGTCAATCCTTGTGTCGTCAACGTCAAAGGGCATCAACTTACGGAAGCCATCCACCAATCGTTTACGGAAAAAATGATTCATCTCCCATTAAAAGGTTACGGTTTTCGAGGGCATAAACTTGGCCGTTTAGCGTTTGCAGGGTTGGATGTTGATGTTGAAAAGTCATCGGCAGGCTTCTATCAAGTGAACGGCGTTTATTTCAAAGGCCGGGAAATTGATGAAAACGGAGATTACGAAGTGGCTACGGCTGATATGTTAACCTTTGGCACGTTGTATCCTTCTATTGCCGCCGCCAAAGATAAACGCTACTTCACACCGGAATTTATCCGTGACCTTATTACGTGGGGATTAAAAACAGAAGATACGGTATAG